A window of Equus caballus isolate H_3958 breed thoroughbred chromosome 10, TB-T2T, whole genome shotgun sequence contains these coding sequences:
- the ZNF473 gene encoding zinc finger protein 473: MTQDFVTLKDVTMDFTVEDWEQLDLDQGDLFWDTALDNYQSLFLLNPPRPKLTSRPDGTEELEARVRGSPEATGPDKAESKNSPQHEDFSEEGLSQEMMEMFSKDGLWNSELAEACLGESWLDSLLGDPESLPRADTVTSKESPPGCKSHELERGLTPESPLFTEGDSMMRDLPEKSVSPAKPQESRNDSDCYSDQSRQDMTVQGGGNPCKCSECGKSFSRSYDLLQHWITHVREKPTVNQEHERGFSQSSCLFVRPVTHTGYKPYGCPKCGRTFRQNAHLLRHQKVHTREKPRESQDGDCPSGHGTQPVEHQTHPAGKSYKCNECGKSFRRTFHLARHQKTHARKCYECATCKATFHLSKYLLQHQKIHAAQTTSECQECGKAFRRSSDLVKHQSVHTGEKPYKCDECGKPFSHVFTLKIHQRAHSGEKPYKCGECGKAFYRNTHLHEHRWVHTGYRPHKCHKCVKSFSRPSHLIRHQSTHAPEKPYSCAECKETFSHKEHLVHHQKSHTVDAPYACQECGERFICSSTLTCHQSIHTREKRSLDESGRALNQNLEQREHPGVGEKRFKCDKCEKTFSCSKYLSQHERIHASVKPFECQQCGKAFGQSAQLLCHQGVHSGARPYACGDCGKAFLHATSLSRHQSTHKSEHAFRCNECGKTFSQSAHLSEHRLIHSTGEPFKCDKCDRVFAQSNHLTQHQKTHARKKSFECKECGKTFRHSWCLSIHQRVHTGEKPYVCAECGKAFSQKTNLTQHERIHTGERPYACPVCGKAFGLSAHLSQHQRIHTQEKPYQCRHCQKAFRCCSGLSQHQRVHAQK, from the exons ATGACCCAG GACTTTGTGACCCTCAAGGACGTGACCATGGACTTCACCGTGGAGGATTGGGAGCAGCTGGACCTGGACCAGGGGGACCTGTTCTGGGACACGGCCCTGGACAACTACCAGAGTCTCTTCTTACTGA ACCCCCCGAGACCCAAGCTGACCTCCCGTCCAGATGGTACGGAAGAGCTGGAGGCCCGGGTGAGAGGAAGTCCAGAAGCGACGGGCCCTG ACAAGGCTGAGAGCAAGAACTCTCCTCAGCATGAGGACTTCTCGGAAGAAGGACTCTCCCAGGAGATGATGGAGATGTTTTCCAAGGACGGCCTCTGGAACTCGGAGTTGGCAGAAGCCTGCCTAGGCGAGAGCTGGTTAGATAGTTTGCTAGGAGATCCAGAAAGTCTTCCGAGGGCTGACACGGTTACCAGCAAGGAAAGTCCCCCGGGATGCAAGAGTCACGAACTTGAGAGAGGCCTCACTCCCGAGTCCCCGCTCTTCACGGAAGGGGATTCCATGATGCGTGATCTTCCTGAAAAGAGCGTCTCACCAGCCAAGCCTCAGGAATCTCGGAATGACTCCGACTGCTACTCAGACCAGAGCCGGCAGGATATGACGGTGCAGGGAGGGGGGAACCCGTGCAAATGTAGTGAATGTGGGAAGAGCTTCAGCCGGAGTTACGACCTTCTTCAGCACTGGATTACGCACGTCAGGGAGAAACCCACTGTGAATCAAGAACACGAGAGAGGTTTCAGCCAGAGTTCTTGCCTCTTTGTGCGTCCGGTGACGCACACGGGCTACAAACCCTATGGGTGTCCTAAGTGTGGGAGAACTTTTCGTCAGAATGCACACCTCCTGCGGCATCAGAAAGTTCACACCAGAGAAAAACCACGTGAGAGTCAAGATGGCGACTGTCCCTCTGGCCATGGCACGCAGCCTGTGGAGCATCAGACCCACCCAGCTGGTAAATCCTACAAGTGTAACGAGTGTGGCAAGAGTTTCAGACGGACCTTCCATCTCGCTCGGCATCAGAAGACCCACGCTCGGAAATGCTATGAATGTGCCACGTGCAAGGCAACCTTCCACTTGAGTAAATACCTCCTCCAGCATCAGAAAATTCATGCTGCCCAAACCACCTCCGAGTGTCAGGAATGCGGGAAGGCCTTCAGGAGGAGCTCAGACCTCGTCAAACACCAGTCTGTTCACACTGGGGAAAAGCCTTATAAGTGCGACGAGTGTGGGAAACCCTTCAGCCATGTCTTCACCCTAAAGATCCACCAGAGAGCTCACAGCGGAGAGAAGCCTTACAAATGtggtgaatgtgggaaagctttctaCCGGAACACTCACCTCCATGAACATCGGTGGGTTCACACGGGCTACAGGCCCCACAAATGTCATAAGTGCGTCAAGAGTTTCAGCCGGCCATCCCACCTCATCCGACACCAGTCCACTCACGCCCCAGAAAAGCCCTACAGCTGTGCCGAGTGCAAGGAGACCTTCAGCCATAAGGAACACCTCGTTCACCACCAGAAGAGCCACACTGTGGACGCCCCCTACGCATGTCAGGAGTGCGGCGAGCGCTTCATCTGCAGCTCGACCCTCACGTGCCACCAGAGCATTCACACCAGAGAAAAACGAAGCCTCGATGAGAGCGGGAGGGCCTTGAATCAGAACCTGGAACAGAGAGAGCATCCAGGGGTCGGCGAGAAGCGCTTTAAGTGTGACAAATGCGAGAAAACCTTCAGCTGCAGCAAATACCTGAGTCAGCACGAGCGGATTCATGCCAGCGTGAAGCCCTTTGAGTGTCAGCAGTGTGGGAAGGCCTTTGGCCAAAGCGCACAGCTCCTCTGCCACCAGGGGGTCCACTCTGGAGCGAGGCCCTATGCGTGTGGGGACTGCGGGAAGGCCTTCCTCCATGCCACCTCCCTCAGCAGGCATCAGTCCACCCACAAGAGCGAGCACGCCTTCAGATGTAACGAATGTGGGAAGACGTTCAGCCAAAGTGCACACCTCTCAGAACATCGGTTAATTCACAGCACAGGGGAACCCTTTAAATGTGACAAGTGCGACAGAGTCTTTGCGCAGAGTAACCACCTTACTCAGCATCAGAAAACTCACGCCAGAAAGAAGTCCTTTGAGTGTAAGGAATGCGGGAAAACGTTCCGTCACAGCTGGTGCCTTTCCATTCACCAGAGAGTTCACACTGGGGAGAAGCCCTACGTGTGTGccgaatgtgggaaagccttttcCCAGAAAACGAATCTGACACAGCACGAGAGGATTCACACCGGGGAGAGGCCCTACGCCTGCCCTGTGTGCGGGAAAGCCTTTGGCCTCAGTGCCCACCTCAGCCAGCACCAGAGGATTCACACCCAGGAGAAACCGTATCAGTGCCGACACTGCCAGAAAGCCTTCCGCTGCTGCTCCGGGCTCAGCCAGCATCAGCGAGTTCACGCTCAGAAGTAA